Within the Scleropages formosus chromosome 8, fSclFor1.1, whole genome shotgun sequence genome, the region GAGGCTCTCACTTTCCTTCTGCAGGGGTTCATGACTTTGCACCAGACTGGCCTTCTCCCGAGAAGTGCCTTTTTTTGAGTTCTGCAACCGTGTCAGCTTGGAATTCAGGAGCTGGATATCATCCTCCAGGTCACGTCTCTCATTCTTTTTGTTGGAGACCTGTTCTCTGAGTCGGGCCCTCTCCGCTTCAACTGCCTCATCCCTCTCAACGCGAATCACCTCCTTGTAGACTGTCTTTTCAGTAGTCTTCTCTCGTTCAAGAATCTCCAGCTTTACCTTGAGGTTTTGGATTTCTTTCTCCAGCCGCAATACATGATTGCTCTCTCTGTCCATTTCACCGTGCAGGTTATCAATCATTTTCTCCATCTCAGGACTTCGCTCCACCTTCATGACCTCCTCAACGACAACTTTCTCTGTAATGGGTGTGGGGGTGCTTTCTAGTTCAGTAATTCGAGCTCTGATTTGTCTTAGCTCCATTTCCACCTTAATCTTCTTTTGTCGTTCTTCTGTCTGTCCCAAAGATGTCTCTTTTTCCTTGACCACGGCTCTCAGCTTCTCAACCTCCAATTCTAGCTTTCGTCGGGACTTGACCTCTTCATCTATACTCCTGCTGAGCTTGTCATGCTCAAGAATCTGTGTGGGATCTCTCTGGAGGCGCACCACTTCTTTCACCACCACTCGTTCCTCTGGTTTCTGGTTCTCCAGCTGAAGGTACATGTGCTGCAGGTCAAATACAGTTTCTTCAATGGCACGGCGTCGCTGGGTTTCTTCACGCACTTCCTTCCTCAAGCGCTCAGCCTCTTTCTCCAAAAGAGGGTCGTTCTCATACCTGATAACCTCTTTGGTGACAACCTTTGTCTCCACCTTGGAGTTCTTGGCCTTCCATTCATCCCTCTCTTTTCGAAGGGATGTCAGACATTCCAAAGTGCTGTCAAAAGTGCTCTGCAGAGAAGACAATTGGTCATTTAGCCTTTGCATCTCTTTCATGATCTCGGGGCTTCTTTCCTCTTTCACTACCTCCCGAGTCAACTCCTTCAGCTCCACTTTTGGCTTCTGAGAACGAAGGGCCTCCAGCTCCATCATCAGCATTTTTATCTCCTGTTCCACACTGATACGTTGCTTGCTGGATTCCTGCAATTCTTTCTTCATGCGTAAAAGCTGCACTTCTGTCTCTGGATCAATCCTGTAGATCTCGTTGATTGTCTCTTTGACTTCAATTTTGGGTTTAAAATTCTGTACCTGGGCATAGCTGAGCTGTAGTTTGGCAATTTCTTCTATCAAGGCATTATTTAATGCCTTCTCTTCCTCTGAGAGGGTGCTCAGCCTCTTAGACTCATTTATCAGTTCAGGATCCCGTTCTACGCTCTTCACCTCTTTAGTGATAATCCGGGGCATCACTGTAGGGATTATCCTCTCCAATGTATTTATCTCCCGCCTAGTACTGAAAATTTCATCATTGAGATACTTGCACCGTTCAGTTTCTTTAGCAATATCAGCCTGAAAACTGGCAATGGCTCGCTGCATCTCTGGGTCTCTTTCCAGTTGAACCACTTCTTTTTTCACAACTTTCTCTTTGATTGGTGGCCTCTTCTGTTCCAAAATGGAGATCTCGGTCTTCATATTTATGGTCTCACTTGCTTTTATCCTAATCTCCTCTTTCAGCTTCTGCAGCTCCTCCCTCATCTTGGAGGCCGTGATGTCCAGTTTTGGATCTCTCTCAATCTCTGTAACAACCTTTGTAACCAGTTTAGGGGTTACATTCTTCACCTCATTTTCTAGGACTACAATCTTTTTGTTGATGACCTCAACCTCAGCCTTGGTGCTAGACTGTTTGAGGGCTTCATCATGAATCTTGCTCCTCATGAGCTCTAAGCTGCTCTCCAGTTTGGGGTCACGGTAGTATTGCAGGACCTCCTTCTCCTCTACCCGTTCCACGCCTCGTCGGCTCTTCAGTGATATCATTCTCCTCTGGAAGGAATCCAACTCATCCTCAGTTCGGGTGCGTCTGGTAGTCTCAGCAGCCAGTTCTTGTTtgaggccatctacctcatccATCCCTCTCTGTTGGCTCTGCAACTGAAGGTGTTGCTGAACTACCACCTGGGTGGCTCTATCCTCAGTCTGTATGAAGGGAATAAGAGAGAAAATAGAGTGCACAAGACTCATCGCATCCACACACGCATAAATCCTACACAAAAAGGCTTTGTTATCATTGTTCCACTGCATTCACATGGAGTACATCTCAGCTACCTGAGCGACAAGGTTCTTGGCATATCCCATCTGGCTGAGAAGCTGCTCATTCTCTGCCGACACCTCAGAGAATCGCTTGTGCAGAGCTCGTTCCTGCGACACAGGGTTCCACAGTCAGGACCCGTCAACACACCGCAGCTCTCGCTTCTTACAAAACGTCAAACTTACAATGTCGATAAAGTTCATATATCTATGGTATTATTGTTGCTGACTTTTGGTCAACTAGATAGAGACCCAGTAAAGTGGAGCAATAACAAGAAAATCAACATAAAAAACATATACACCAGGCCAGaattttataaagaaaaaagcagtaaaGACAAAAAGCCTTAAATCTAGTTGTACCCGTTCTTGTACGGACTGCAGCATACTGGAGGCATGCTGTTTCTTGGGGCTGATATTTCCACCCTCATCCACGATGCTGCGGTACTTGTCACAGTTAGCATCATATTCCTGCCAAAATTAGCAATTTAagtttctgcatttctgcttaCATGTTATTTATGTCATTCGCACCTTAATAATATGAGGgaattgtagaaaaaaaaatcacgataCATTTCAATCAGCAGAATATCAGAACCGAGGACCACGTTCAGATTTCTTTGTTTGgttgtaaaaatgtttgtaacatttTGTTAACATTTCTAGATACTATGGAATAAAtgcccgcgaccccgtatgggacaagcggttctgaaaatgtgtgtgtgtgtgtatgggataaatgtccacaaacaaaaaactgggTCTTACACTGAGAATACTTTGCAGATCGAAGGACAGGCTGGTCACCCGCTTCAAgtcttctctcttctttcttaTGTCTTCTATCACCCTCTGCATCAACACATTCAATTCAGTAAAACATATATTAAATATCTGACTAACTGAGAATCaccaaacaaaaaacacacttaAGTAGCTCTTTTGCCTGAAACAATGATTCTAGATAAAACTTTTGCTGGTAGAAATAATATTTACCTAACATGCGAGTGGgtacagtggaaaaacagaattatATGTATCGAGCATGGtctgtttttcactgtttttctgtaaaaactCTTTACCTTCTGAGAGTTCATCTTGGTGTTGACCTGGGACAGACTGTCACTGGGGCTGATCTCGTTATTGGGCAGATTGTTCAGGAACAAGTTCAATGACTGGATGGCGCTCTCAAATGTCTGGTGCTTCTTGGCTGCTTCTTTCATGACAGCATCTCTGACCCAGAAACAGAATTGTGAGCATAgtaatgtataataatatacagagtactgtgcagaagtcttaggcacttagatgtgtcacaaaaatacttgttttagacagttatttaatgtcttctgcattagtatcaatgggaaagagcatattttagatttccaagcattccttttgcgaAAAGTTACAGCATTACAGTAAAGGTTTTGTaaatcattaaagaaagaaagtacacgcatacacacacactgtttgagaCCACTTATCCCAactggggtcgcggtgaaccggagtctaacctagcaacacagggcacaaggctggacgggggaggggacacacccaggatgggatgccagtccatcgcaaggcaccccaagcgggacttgaaccccagacccgccagagagcgggatccggccaaacccgtcacaccaagtggttgttgacgatgggtggttactaagctttgtaggaagtttattaattaagagcattatttttggaagcattctcactttacagcttttttccccaagtgcttaagacttttgcacagcactgtaaaaATAAGCTAAAACGCGTTAAATAGATAATGAACGTTCAAGCTGGGTCTGACCTGGTCTGCAGCTGGAACTCGATGTTGTCATAGCGTTTTTGAAGGCGACGGACCTCCGCCTCCTGCCTGCAGAGGTCGGGGCAGTACTCCTGGTATCCTGCTTGCAGGGAACTGCACACCTGCTTTACTGGCTCCAAGTCACGGCTCAGCTGCTGCACCTCGCGCTGCTTGCCGTTCAGATCCCTGTGCATGTCCTAAATGTGACCGGCACAAGGGAGAGGGGATAAGTTTCCAGTGATGAAAGGAATACAAGacacacagtgaaaatgacagCAAGCAGTTAAGGAACATTACTTGCTGCCATGAGGCTGCAGGCTCACATCCCAGGAATGCTGATGCTGTGTCACTTAAATTACTGTGAGAAAAATATCCTACTGCATTTGTGGGTGGACACATGCGTACGGTACCTGTAACTTCAGAATCTGAGTCTGGATGGCACTGGGTGCGTCTGGGACTGGTGCTTGTTTGGACAGCTGATCCTCCAACCCAGTGACAAAGACATCCACTTTCTCCATCTGGTTGCCCAGGTACACTGAAGCATTAGCCCTGAGGTGCGGTGAGAGAAAGTGGCATAGGAGTTGAGGAATTGTAATTGTACATCTGACGTCCAGGAACAGCCACCTCACGGAAGAGGCTTTGAGAGGAAAAACACCAGGCTTCGTACGATAGTCGGGAAACAGCTCTAAGTACAGAAATGACTTTAGATAATGGTGTCCGTTAACCAGAACTCGAGCTAAATGAGGAAATACATGACCGTCATGACTGGTTAATCGCTATACCGGCTTCGTGCTCGGTCGTGCTAACAAACAGGCACCTCGGAGGGTGGAGCGGAAGGTAAGCGGACTCACTTTTTGGTGTACAGATCAGCGAGGGTGGCGATGTCACTCTGCTTGTTCTTGATGGAGTTCAGTTTTAAGCGCAGCGAGTTGATGGCTGGGTCTCCAGGCTTCGCAGATGACAGGAGATCAGTCTCTCTTTGGACTGCTGCTATCTCCTGGTCCAGATTCCTAATGACCAGGTCTGCATTCTATGGGCGCAACACACCAGGTAATACAGCGGTTCACTATCACACTGCTGCCACATTCGGTATAAGTCTAGTCGTCCAAAGATCTGACCAGATGGTTTGGTCAGCACATCTAGGTTGGAAGTGGTTGTTACAAGAGGAAGAGAACCGTGTTCTTGTTTGGACTGAACTAAACCAAACTGTCctagtaaatatatttttatataaatatctataaagTAAACCATCCATACAGAACTGCTAGGAACAGATTcattatgcagtaaaaatacaacatgGGGAGACACTTGGTAGATGTACTGACCAAAACCTTTTAATGCAGATTGAAGCCTGAGAAATTAAAGGATACTGTTTGTAAGAAAGTTTTTGGCAGTTAACATGtgcataaaatgttttgtgtgcttttattcattaagctgtaCAATAACGGCAATAATATTCTCTCTTACCACTTGCTTCTCGAGCCGTTCAATCAGGTCACACACTGGGTCTTTGCGGTCCAGGGGGGCCCTGAGTCGGCTCAGGATGTCCCGCTTGACCTGCGTCAGGTCACTGTCCACCCTGTCAAGCTTGCTGGCCAGCCCCCCAGCTTTGGAGTCATCGAAGGTGGTGGACACGAGGACTGCGGACCACCAATGTGTGGGAGAGGAGCATTAAACTGAAACAGTGTTCACCTCAGGTTGCCCAACTCAGCAAGAAGAGAGCACAGCAGAAACAGGAGGTTCCGTGGTATTGTACCTTTGAGCTAAGAACTTGCTTCGGTACAACTAATCCAGTTCTATAACTGagccaaatatttaaaaataatgtgacaAGCTACAG harbors:
- the LOC108937333 gene encoding envoplakin-like, producing MLKKKDSYTVNDPSRITRAEANDLSVLIARMQRNADLMEKDILDAEEKMALDSDNATKGLSFQSQRTTKALLADAERLLDGLFQDLEKAKSMKHPQANEIEHDIHNLQDRWQKDCDIHSEVYKQLKGTKVSTKANWPVMLKQKQMQVDTGEYGPSVPDIEKQIASHNILQKEIEAYGPVLDSQATSTPEESDTINKQYKNLLESSRQRGLHLSSLYDYLLGCTKEVAYLRKQQDKVLQQDWSDRSASLLDVCQLDENFKESSLRSHEREARKLQDDADRLVRSGHPASAIVKTHRDAVRDEWQRFSFLCACRDKHLNNLRSCKKFQADVETLSDSLRRLRSSLDLATLGSQTNAEADEALLQQTEQLLADLKMRSKSIPPLHLRRCVPGEPTAVEALSDWKDAKVSITQGERFTLRSNSDPESWSVQTISGATMTVPGACLLIPPPDPQTIDKVGRLEKEIADLRKRREAAQSSQKSGTVEVTQTQRSVLVSTTFDDSKAGGLASKLDRVDSDLTQVKRDILSRLRAPLDRKDPVCDLIERLEKQVNADLVIRNLDQEIAAVQRETDLLSSAKPGDPAINSLRLKLNSIKNKQSDIATLADLYTKKANASVYLGNQMEKVDVFVTGLEDQLSKQAPVPDAPSAIQTQILKLQDMHRDLNGKQREVQQLSRDLEPVKQVCSSLQAGYQEYCPDLCRQEAEVRRLQKRYDNIEFQLQTRDAVMKEAAKKHQTFESAIQSLNLFLNNLPNNEISPSDSLSQVNTKMNSQKRVIEDIRKKREDLKRVTSLSFDLQSILSEYDANCDKYRSIVDEGGNISPKKQHASSMLQSVQERERALHKRFSEVSAENEQLLSQMGYAKNLVAQTEDRATQVVVQQHLQLQSQQRGMDEVDGLKQELAAETTRRTRTEDELDSFQRRMISLKSRRGVERVEEKEVLQYYRDPKLESSLELMRSKIHDEALKQSSTKAEVEVINKKIVVLENEVKNVTPKLVTKVVTEIERDPKLDITASKMREELQKLKEEIRIKASETINMKTEISILEQKRPPIKEKVVKKEVVQLERDPEMQRAIASFQADIAKETERCKYLNDEIFSTRREINTLERIIPTVMPRIITKEVKSVERDPELINESKRLSTLSEEEKALNNALIEEIAKLQLSYAQVQNFKPKIEVKETINEIYRIDPETEVQLLRMKKELQESSKQRISVEQEIKMLMMELEALRSQKPKVELKELTREVVKEERSPEIMKEMQRLNDQLSSLQSTFDSTLECLTSLRKERDEWKAKNSKVETKVVTKEVIRYENDPLLEKEAERLRKEVREETQRRRAIEETVFDLQHMYLQLENQKPEERVVVKEVVRLQRDPTQILEHDKLSRSIDEEVKSRRKLELEVEKLRAVVKEKETSLGQTEERQKKIKVEMELRQIRARITELESTPTPITEKVVVEEVMKVERSPEMEKMIDNLHGEMDRESNHVLRLEKEIQNLKVKLEILEREKTTEKTVYKEVIRVERDEAVEAERARLREQVSNKKNERRDLEDDIQLLNSKLTRLQNSKKGTSREKASLVQSHEPLQKESESLLNELRKLELRKQEITITFHQQSQLLSEQNQQNKRKSIMMEAEVQHLENDILEEKNKIHKRENYIIELQNSLKEATSEVRETNRSTRITILDPETGKDMSPYDAYLEGLIDRNHYIHLQELECSWEEVTSTDPQGERTVLQDRKSGKQYSFRSALKAGRVSNRDIQRYRDGKIPIAEFALMIAGETKTKIPLQAEPKTSVSSSSTSLSSSATVSGQEECFPISGVIDTTTNNRMSVRSALTRNLIDPDTALKLLEAQAATGGIVDITNNIRYSVHKAAMNGLIDRALLKQLLNAQKAFTGIEDSSSKNRLSLGDAVQKGLMPRDIAFRFMEAQVLTGGLVDPNRAGRMSVEDALKIGMIDSATAEALKDESKSAKDLVDPITKKKISYKEAMVRCKKEPSTELLMLPVACTETDAAPSYSSRSRSSSYGYF